Proteins from one Arthrobacter sp. Soc17.1.1.1 genomic window:
- a CDS encoding cupin domain-containing protein, which translates to MINDDPTITNPDHYSVLWENDLVRVLEYVDEPGDATTPHDHPNSVLIALSSFSRRLSADDRVFDTRLTAGQAVWLPAQRHSGENTGTTPSRAILVELKGAAAGEASATVLGPAD; encoded by the coding sequence ATGATCAACGACGATCCGACCATCACCAACCCCGATCACTACTCGGTGCTCTGGGAGAACGACCTCGTGCGCGTCCTCGAGTACGTCGACGAACCGGGCGACGCGACGACGCCCCACGACCACCCGAACAGCGTCCTGATCGCGCTGAGCTCCTTCTCGCGCCGGCTCTCCGCCGACGACAGGGTGTTCGACACGCGACTCACCGCGGGCCAGGCCGTGTGGCTGCCGGCGCAACGCCACTCCGGGGAGAACACGGGCACGACACCGAGCCGGGCGATCCTCGTGGAGCTGAAGGGGGCCGCCGCAGGAGAAGCATCGGCGACCGTCCTCGGTCCCGCTGACTGA
- a CDS encoding dihydrofolate reductase family protein, which produces MTRVVYYTASTLNGYLADDHNSLDWLFAVDRPPPPANYERFLASVGVLVQGSTTYEWVLAFEHLLEEPGKWRTLYGDRPTFVFTTRDLPVPEGADVRLVSGDVRPVFGQIRAAAGGRDIWIVGGGDLAGQFLAAGLLDELEVALAPVTLTGGAPLLPLRVESDRLTLRSVEQQGQFAVLVYDIAHQDT; this is translated from the coding sequence ATGACCCGCGTCGTCTACTACACGGCCTCCACGCTCAACGGCTACCTCGCCGACGATCACAACTCCCTGGACTGGCTCTTCGCCGTGGACCGTCCCCCGCCCCCGGCGAACTACGAACGCTTCCTCGCGTCGGTAGGTGTGCTCGTGCAGGGCTCGACGACGTACGAGTGGGTGCTGGCGTTCGAGCACCTCCTCGAGGAGCCCGGGAAGTGGCGGACCCTGTACGGGGACCGGCCCACGTTCGTCTTCACCACGAGGGACCTCCCCGTCCCCGAGGGTGCCGACGTGCGGCTCGTCTCGGGCGACGTGCGGCCGGTGTTCGGGCAGATCCGTGCGGCAGCGGGCGGGCGGGACATCTGGATCGTGGGCGGCGGCGACCTCGCGGGCCAGTTCCTCGCGGCGGGCCTGCTCGACGAACTCGAGGTGGCCCTCGCGCCCGTCACCCTCACCGGAGGGGCGCCGCTGCTGCCCCTGCGTGTCGAATCCGACCGGCTGACCCTCCGCTCCGTCGAGCAGCAGGGGCAGTTCGCGGTGCTGGTCTACGACATCGCGCACCAGGACACCTGA
- a CDS encoding alpha/beta fold hydrolase — protein sequence MSGAGRSPARASSPATPGGGFLTVDGIRVRYRDEGARHQPPVLLLHGIGRSLEDWEGLYGRLAPDHRVISVDLPGFGLSERTAGRYSLESIARFVIAALDTLGEHRPLHVVGNSLGGAVAMKISALEPLRVRSLVLANSAGFGREVTLALRVLAVRPLGRRLMRDKSRRVAYRTERALFSDRAFVTEERLDHAQAVGGNPVHDEVLLAVARHLGTFRGVRRRWRTELLRTIAAQHKPTLVVWGDEDRILPASHLEHARAVFPHAEFHLFEKCGHMPQIEREEEFDALVRRFIGGVEARG from the coding sequence ATGAGCGGCGCCGGACGGTCGCCGGCGCGCGCGTCGTCCCCTGCGACCCCGGGCGGCGGCTTCCTGACCGTCGACGGGATCCGCGTGCGCTACCGCGACGAGGGTGCGCGGCACCAGCCTCCCGTACTCCTGCTGCACGGCATCGGGCGCAGCCTGGAGGACTGGGAGGGGCTGTACGGCAGGCTCGCACCGGACCACCGGGTCATCAGCGTGGACCTCCCCGGGTTCGGCCTGTCCGAGCGGACCGCGGGCCGGTACTCGCTGGAGTCGATCGCGCGGTTCGTCATCGCGGCCCTGGACACCCTCGGCGAACACCGGCCGCTGCACGTGGTGGGCAACTCGCTCGGCGGTGCGGTGGCCATGAAGATCAGCGCCCTGGAACCGCTGCGCGTGCGGAGCCTCGTCCTGGCGAACAGCGCGGGCTTCGGCAGGGAGGTCACCCTCGCCCTGCGCGTCCTCGCGGTCCGTCCCCTCGGCCGGCGGCTCATGAGGGACAAGTCACGCAGGGTCGCGTACCGCACGGAACGAGCACTGTTCTCCGACAGGGCGTTCGTCACCGAGGAACGGCTCGACCACGCGCAGGCCGTCGGCGGGAACCCGGTGCACGACGAGGTGCTGCTCGCGGTCGCGCGGCACCTCGGGACCTTCCGCGGCGTGCGCCGTCGCTGGCGGACCGAACTCCTCCGCACGATCGCGGCGCAGCACAAGCCCACGCTCGTGGTGTGGGGCGACGAGGACCGCATCCTGCCGGCGTCGCACCTCGAGCACGCCCGGGCGGTCTTCCCGCACGCGGAGTTCCACCTGTTCGAGAAGTGCGGGCACATGCCGCAGATCGAACGCGAGGAGGAGTTCGACGCCCTCGTGCGGCGGTTCATCGGCGGGGTCGAGGCGCGGGGGTAG
- a CDS encoding SDR family NAD(P)-dependent oxidoreductase, whose protein sequence is MSIRPFQFAGATAVVTGAAGGMGEHLARGLAERGSTLLIVDRDAQRLGAVAASIRATYPGGRVTTFVADLADRDAVDRLAAELLAATDRVDLLVNNAGVALAGHFDQIRLDDFDWVMAINFSAPVRLTHHLLPRMGAGGHIVNVSSLFGLVGPKGQTAYSSSKFALRGFTEALRNELLPRGIGTTTVHPGGIRTDIARNARIGGNLTDVDVERAKDDFDKLLTFPAEKAAELMLEAVKSRRPRLLIGLSAKVPDVVARLAPMSFGTLERSGTRLLRLAGKARR, encoded by the coding sequence ATGAGCATCCGCCCCTTCCAGTTCGCGGGCGCCACCGCCGTCGTCACCGGAGCCGCAGGCGGGATGGGCGAGCACCTCGCGCGCGGCCTCGCCGAACGCGGCAGCACACTGCTGATCGTCGACCGCGACGCGCAGAGGCTCGGCGCCGTCGCCGCCTCCATCCGGGCCACCTACCCCGGCGGCAGGGTCACCACGTTCGTGGCCGACCTCGCGGACCGCGACGCCGTCGACCGTCTCGCCGCCGAACTGCTGGCCGCGACGGACCGGGTGGACCTCCTGGTCAACAACGCCGGCGTGGCGCTGGCCGGGCACTTCGACCAGATCAGGCTGGACGACTTCGACTGGGTCATGGCCATCAACTTCTCCGCACCCGTGCGGCTCACGCACCACCTGCTGCCGAGGATGGGCGCGGGCGGGCACATCGTCAACGTCTCGAGCCTGTTCGGCCTCGTGGGGCCGAAGGGCCAGACGGCCTACTCCTCGAGCAAGTTCGCGCTGCGCGGGTTCACCGAGGCGCTCCGGAACGAGCTGCTACCCCGCGGCATCGGCACCACGACCGTGCACCCCGGCGGCATCCGGACGGACATCGCGCGCAACGCGCGCATCGGGGGGAACCTGACGGACGTCGACGTGGAACGCGCGAAGGACGACTTCGACAAGCTCCTCACGTTCCCCGCCGAGAAGGCTGCGGAGCTGATGCTCGAGGCCGTCAAGTCCCGGCGGCCGCGCCTGCTGATCGGGCTGAGCGCCAAGGTGCCCGACGTCGTCGCCCGCCTGGCGCCGATGTCCTTCGGCACCCTCGAGCGCAGCGGGACGAGGCTCCTCCGCCTCGCCGGGAAGGCGCGACGATGA
- a CDS encoding flavin-containing monooxygenase translates to MDTSLEHLDVVIVGAGLSGIGAAYRVSTELPGKSFAVLEARSAIGGTWDLFRYPGVRSDSDMFTLGYPFRPWTEAKAIADGSSILQYIRDTADDPRIRERIRFSTRLVGAAWSSADARWTLELDVTDDGSGTTERRQLTCGFLYLCSGYYDYDRGYEPSFPGLGSFRGEIVRPQFWPEDLDYAGKRVVVIGSGATAVTLVPSMARDAAHVTMLQRSPTYITAVPSRDRFSDAVRRHLPAGIAHHVARAKNVLFTQAFYQLCRRRPEIAKKLIRTQTERILGDEKTVEENFSPAYNPWDQRLCVAPGADFFKALKSGRASVVTDTIDTFTPTGIRLASGRELEADVVVPATGLVMLPLGGATFTVDGRPVDLGDSWVYRGLMISGVPNLALCVGYTNASWTLRADLSSRYVCRLIRHLDRTGHRYGAPAADGAMKARPILDLTSGYVQRAVSAFPKQGDRQPWTMRQNYLLDAPTALRGNLTRNMVFDAPAPPAAPAPDLQEIHA, encoded by the coding sequence ATGGACACTTCCCTCGAACACCTCGACGTCGTGATCGTCGGCGCCGGCCTGTCCGGCATCGGAGCCGCCTACCGGGTCTCCACCGAGCTGCCGGGCAAGAGCTTCGCCGTCCTCGAGGCGCGCAGCGCGATCGGCGGCACATGGGATCTCTTCCGCTACCCGGGCGTCCGCTCCGACAGCGACATGTTCACCCTGGGCTACCCGTTCCGCCCGTGGACGGAGGCGAAGGCGATCGCCGACGGCTCCTCGATCCTGCAGTACATCCGTGACACCGCGGACGACCCCCGCATCCGCGAGCGCATCCGCTTCTCCACCAGACTGGTCGGCGCCGCCTGGTCCTCGGCGGACGCCCGCTGGACGCTGGAACTCGACGTGACGGACGACGGCAGCGGCACGACCGAGCGTCGACAGCTCACCTGCGGGTTCCTCTACCTGTGCAGCGGCTACTACGACTACGACCGCGGGTACGAGCCGTCCTTCCCCGGCCTCGGGTCCTTCCGGGGCGAGATCGTGCGCCCCCAGTTCTGGCCGGAGGATCTCGACTACGCAGGCAAGCGCGTCGTCGTGATCGGCAGCGGCGCCACAGCCGTCACGCTCGTCCCGTCCATGGCGCGGGACGCCGCGCACGTGACCATGCTGCAGCGCTCCCCCACCTACATCACGGCCGTGCCGAGCCGGGACAGGTTCTCGGACGCCGTACGCCGCCATCTGCCCGCCGGGATCGCCCACCACGTGGCCCGCGCCAAGAACGTCCTGTTCACGCAGGCCTTCTACCAGCTCTGCCGCCGCCGCCCGGAGATCGCCAAGAAGCTCATCCGCACGCAGACCGAGCGGATCCTCGGCGACGAGAAGACCGTGGAGGAGAACTTCTCCCCGGCGTACAACCCGTGGGACCAGCGCCTGTGCGTCGCGCCCGGCGCCGACTTCTTCAAGGCCCTGAAGTCCGGCAGGGCCTCCGTGGTCACGGACACCATCGACACGTTCACCCCCACCGGCATCCGCCTGGCCTCGGGCCGGGAGCTGGAGGCCGACGTCGTCGTCCCGGCCACGGGCCTGGTGATGCTGCCGCTCGGCGGCGCCACCTTCACCGTGGACGGCCGGCCCGTGGACCTCGGTGACTCGTGGGTGTACCGGGGGCTGATGATCAGCGGCGTGCCGAACCTCGCCCTGTGCGTGGGCTACACCAACGCGTCCTGGACGCTCCGGGCGGACCTCAGCTCGCGCTACGTCTGCCGCCTCATCAGACACCTCGACCGCACCGGCCACCGCTACGGCGCCCCTGCGGCCGACGGCGCCATGAAGGCCCGGCCCATCCTCGACCTGACCTCGGGCTACGTGCAGCGCGCCGTCTCGGCCTTCCCCAAGCAGGGCGACCGTCAGCCGTGGACCATGCGGCAGAACTACCTCCTCGACGCCCCCACGGCGCTCCGAGGGAACCTGACCAGGAACATGGTCTTCGACGCACCCGCCCCGCCCGCCGCCCCCGCACCCGACCTGCAGGAGATCCACGCATGA
- a CDS encoding AraC family transcriptional regulator encodes MGSVIRSAGMRGFRDVVEQFGGDAAALAAQYRVPLEAIDSDDVLVSDVAMAKLLEGAARELPCPDLGLRMSEYQDIGILGPLAVAVQNSPTVGAALDCASQFLFLHSPVLRFTIVPDPEGRSGVLGLCYGSSQGTPPRQATDAILAFAHRMIRFLVDGPYGLHSVHLSHQPRVPAVRYTGFFGAEVRFGQPASLLRVPRSLLDRPLAGVDGTLREIALEYLHSHFPEPGRVVAPQVRNAIERMLGTSPPRIDAAARLLGVHPRTLQRRLAAEGATFEALLDDARRDAALRLLTRTDLPLQQVAGLVGLSEQSALTRCVRRWCGATPSAVRAGGAGSPVGVLPDGRGLASGAPT; translated from the coding sequence ATGGGCTCCGTCATCCGTTCCGCCGGCATGCGCGGCTTCCGCGACGTCGTCGAGCAGTTCGGCGGGGATGCGGCGGCGCTCGCGGCGCAGTACCGCGTGCCGCTGGAGGCGATCGACAGCGACGACGTGCTCGTCTCCGATGTCGCCATGGCGAAGCTCCTGGAGGGTGCGGCCCGCGAGCTGCCGTGTCCCGACCTGGGACTGCGCATGTCGGAGTACCAGGACATCGGCATCCTCGGCCCGCTCGCGGTAGCCGTGCAGAACTCGCCGACGGTGGGTGCGGCGCTCGACTGCGCGTCCCAGTTCCTCTTCCTCCACAGCCCGGTGCTCCGCTTCACGATCGTGCCGGACCCGGAGGGGCGGAGCGGGGTGCTGGGCCTCTGCTACGGCTCCTCGCAGGGGACGCCGCCGCGCCAGGCCACCGACGCGATCCTCGCCTTCGCCCACCGGATGATCCGTTTCCTCGTCGACGGGCCGTACGGTCTCCACTCGGTCCACCTCTCCCACCAGCCCAGGGTGCCTGCCGTCCGGTACACCGGGTTCTTCGGCGCCGAGGTGCGGTTCGGGCAGCCGGCGTCGCTCCTGCGGGTACCGCGGAGCCTGCTGGACCGGCCGCTGGCCGGCGTGGACGGCACGCTCCGCGAGATCGCGCTCGAGTACCTGCACAGCCACTTCCCCGAACCCGGCCGGGTGGTCGCGCCCCAGGTCAGGAACGCCATCGAGCGCATGCTCGGTACCTCGCCACCGCGGATCGATGCGGCGGCACGGCTCCTCGGGGTGCACCCGCGCACCCTCCAGCGTCGGCTGGCCGCCGAGGGCGCCACGTTCGAGGCACTGCTCGACGACGCCCGGCGGGACGCGGCGCTGCGGCTGCTCACGCGCACCGACCTGCCGCTGCAGCAGGTCGCGGGACTCGTGGGCCTGTCCGAGCAGTCGGCGCTCACCCGCTGCGTGCGCCGGTGGTGCGGTGCGACGCCGAGCGCCGTCCGCGCCGGCGGCGCCGGCTCACCGGTCGGCGTCCTGCCGGACGGCCGGGGCCTCGCGTCCGGCGCCCCGACCTAG
- a CDS encoding LacI family DNA-binding transcriptional regulator gives MPGITSADVARESGVSRTTVSYVLTGRSGVSISEDTRRRVHETAARLGYAPSAAARALRTGRSDLVLCILPDWPVGPVIETLLDELADGLSGRGLSVLVHHGRRTRPLSDLWRAVTPRAVIGFAPFADDDLLAMRRAGIQVLGTLGEEHRPDAGLPAESQLEIGALQVRHLAVRGHRRLGYAWPTDARLEVFARDRLLGVRRTCAGLALEEPLVLPVGLEAVDAAAAVRRWREQGVTAVAAYNDDVALAVLAGLRGEGLTCPDDCAVVGVDDVPAARLAAPPLTTVSQSIGVQARYLAALVLADLDGLEKPSHPGHGLQLVERDSA, from the coding sequence ATGCCGGGTATCACGAGCGCCGACGTGGCCCGCGAGAGCGGTGTCTCACGCACCACCGTCAGCTATGTCCTCACCGGCCGGAGCGGCGTCAGCATCTCGGAGGACACCCGGCGCCGCGTGCACGAGACCGCGGCCCGGCTCGGGTACGCCCCCTCCGCCGCGGCCCGCGCGCTGCGCACCGGTCGCAGCGACCTCGTGCTGTGCATCCTGCCGGACTGGCCCGTGGGCCCCGTGATCGAGACGCTGCTGGACGAGCTCGCCGACGGGCTCTCCGGGCGCGGGCTGTCCGTCCTGGTGCACCACGGCCGGAGGACACGGCCCCTGAGCGACCTCTGGCGTGCCGTGACACCCCGCGCGGTGATCGGGTTCGCCCCGTTCGCCGACGACGATCTCCTCGCGATGCGCCGTGCGGGAATCCAGGTACTGGGCACCCTCGGCGAGGAGCACCGGCCGGACGCCGGCCTCCCCGCGGAGAGCCAGCTCGAGATCGGCGCTCTGCAGGTCCGGCACCTGGCCGTCCGCGGGCACCGGCGTCTCGGCTATGCCTGGCCCACGGACGCGCGGCTCGAGGTCTTCGCCCGGGACCGGCTCCTCGGCGTCCGCCGGACCTGCGCCGGGCTGGCCCTCGAGGAGCCCCTGGTGCTGCCGGTCGGTCTCGAGGCCGTCGACGCCGCGGCCGCCGTCCGCCGGTGGCGCGAGCAGGGGGTCACCGCCGTCGCCGCCTACAACGACGACGTCGCGCTCGCGGTGCTCGCCGGGTTGCGGGGCGAAGGGCTGACCTGCCCGGACGACTGCGCGGTGGTGGGCGTCGACGACGTCCCCGCGGCGCGGCTCGCGGCACCTCCGCTCACGACGGTGTCCCAGTCGATCGGGGTGCAGGCCCGCTATCTCGCCGCGCTGGTGCTGGCCGACCTCGACGGGCTGGAGAAGCCGTCACACCCCGGTCACGGGCTGCAGCTCGTGGAGCGGGACTCGGCGTAG